Proteins co-encoded in one Acinetobacter lwoffii genomic window:
- a CDS encoding AMP-binding protein, translating to MLDYQTTVQDFDLNTVASQYLSGSMQAVNACYECCDRHADSDAIALYWHGKDGRKEQYSFAELKKYSSQFANFLKSQGIGKGDRVSGLLPRTPELIITILATWRIGAVYQPLFTAFGPKAIEHRIQLAQSKLVVTDLANRDKLSEISNCPPIVTVHAETEAERYPHDLSFWTVLNRQAEACELEILNVNDPFLLMFTSGTTGPAKPLKVPLKALIAFASYMQNAIGLTPEDAFWNIADPGWAYGLYYAITGPLMLGHSTLFYEGGFNAESVCEIVKEYGITNLAGAPTAYRMMMAADPAQMAKLRGKLRVVSSAGEPLNPEVIRWFKEVLDVPIYDHYGQTEVGMVVCNHHALEHPVRSGSAGFASPGYRIAVVDEQGHELAADVPGILAVDISQSPMMWFSGYEESRKSPFVGQYYLTGDTAEIHADGSMSFVGRSDDVITTSGYRVGPFDVESALLEHDAVIEAAVIGVPDPERTEIIKAFVILANNFAASAHLEEELGQFVKKRLSAHAYPRLIEFVTELPKTPSGKIQRFLLRNQEINKQQAKTA from the coding sequence ATGTTAGATTATCAAACAACGGTTCAAGACTTTGATTTAAATACGGTTGCAAGCCAGTATCTCTCCGGTTCCATGCAGGCAGTAAATGCCTGTTATGAATGCTGTGACCGTCATGCCGATTCCGATGCCATTGCCTTATACTGGCATGGTAAAGATGGCAGAAAAGAACAATATAGTTTTGCCGAACTCAAAAAATATTCCAGCCAGTTTGCCAACTTTTTAAAGTCTCAAGGCATTGGTAAAGGCGACCGCGTTTCCGGATTATTACCACGTACTCCCGAGTTGATCATTACTATTTTGGCAACCTGGCGGATTGGTGCTGTCTATCAACCCTTATTTACGGCCTTTGGTCCCAAAGCCATCGAGCATCGTATTCAGCTGGCGCAAAGCAAGCTGGTGGTGACTGATCTGGCGAATCGGGATAAATTATCTGAAATTAGCAACTGTCCACCGATTGTGACGGTACATGCCGAAACTGAGGCAGAGCGCTATCCGCACGATCTTAGCTTCTGGACAGTATTAAACCGTCAGGCTGAAGCTTGTGAGCTGGAAATCCTGAATGTTAATGATCCATTTTTATTGATGTTTACCTCGGGCACCACCGGACCGGCGAAACCGCTTAAAGTGCCGTTAAAAGCACTGATTGCTTTTGCAAGCTATATGCAAAATGCCATTGGTCTAACTCCTGAAGATGCTTTCTGGAATATTGCTGATCCCGGCTGGGCCTACGGATTGTATTACGCGATTACTGGTCCCTTAATGCTTGGACACTCGACCTTGTTTTATGAAGGCGGTTTTAATGCCGAAAGTGTCTGCGAAATTGTTAAGGAATATGGCATTACCAATCTGGCCGGTGCACCAACCGCTTACCGCATGATGATGGCGGCCGATCCTGCTCAAATGGCAAAACTACGCGGTAAGTTACGTGTTGTCAGCAGTGCGGGAGAACCGTTAAATCCGGAAGTGATCCGCTGGTTTAAAGAGGTACTGGATGTGCCGATTTATGACCATTATGGCCAGACCGAAGTCGGGATGGTGGTGTGTAATCATCATGCCTTGGAACATCCGGTCCGTTCAGGTTCGGCAGGCTTTGCCAGCCCGGGTTACCGGATTGCCGTTGTCGATGAACAGGGGCATGAATTAGCAGCTGACGTCCCGGGCATCCTGGCAGTGGATATCAGCCAGTCCCCAATGATGTGGTTCTCTGGCTATGAAGAAAGCCGTAAATCTCCATTTGTCGGACAGTATTACTTAACTGGGGATACCGCAGAAATTCATGCAGATGGCAGTATGAGCTTTGTTGGGCGTAGTGATGATGTCATTACAACGTCAGGTTATCGGGTCGGCCCGTTTGATGTGGAAAGTGCCTTGCTGGAACATGATGCCGTGATTGAAGCAGCAGTCATTGGCGTGCCTGATCCTGAGCGTACCGAAATCATTAAAGCCTTTGTGATTCTGGCGAATAATTTTGCAGCTTCGGCCCATCTGGAAGAAGAGCTGGGTCAATTTGTGAAAAAGCGGTTATCTGCGCATGCCTATCCACGCCTGATTGAATTTGTGACTGAATTGCCGAAAACCCCAAGCGGTAAAATTCAACGCTTTTTACTGCGCAATCAGGAAATCAACAAGCAGCAAGCCAAGACCGCATAA
- a CDS encoding acyl-CoA dehydrogenase family protein: protein MQLTEEQQLIQDMAKSFAQEQIKPFAGEWDQKGIFPKQALAQMGELGFLGMLIPEEWGGSGTGTLAYVLALEEVAAADGATSAIMSVHNSVGCVPIFKFGTEQQKQDFLKPLAQGEMIGAFALTEPHTGSDAAAIKTRAVKDGDHYILNGAKQFITSGHNAGMIIVFAVTDPAAGKKGMSAFLVPRDTPGYEVIRVEEKLGLHASDTCQIALTDVRIHESLRLGAEGEGLKIALANLEGGRIGIAAQAVGLARAALEEATAYAHDRVAFGKPIFEQQAISFRLASMATEIEAARQLVHFAARKKEAGETCLTEASMAKLFASEMAERVCSKALQIFGGYGYLKDFPIERIYRDARICQIYEGTSDIQRLVIARSL from the coding sequence ATGCAATTAACGGAAGAACAACAACTGATTCAGGACATGGCAAAAAGCTTCGCCCAGGAACAGATTAAACCCTTTGCCGGCGAGTGGGATCAAAAAGGCATCTTTCCTAAACAGGCCTTAGCCCAAATGGGAGAGCTGGGTTTTTTAGGCATGCTGATTCCGGAAGAATGGGGCGGCTCGGGCACAGGTACGCTGGCTTATGTTCTGGCCTTAGAAGAAGTCGCTGCGGCCGATGGTGCAACATCTGCGATTATGAGCGTACATAACTCTGTAGGGTGTGTGCCGATTTTCAAGTTCGGGACGGAACAGCAAAAGCAGGATTTTCTAAAGCCTTTGGCTCAAGGTGAAATGATTGGTGCCTTTGCCTTAACCGAACCGCATACCGGATCGGATGCTGCCGCGATTAAAACCCGGGCGGTCAAGGACGGCGATCATTACATTCTGAATGGCGCGAAACAGTTCATTACCTCAGGCCACAATGCCGGAATGATTATTGTGTTTGCCGTGACTGATCCAGCTGCGGGGAAAAAAGGTATGAGTGCATTTTTAGTGCCGCGCGACACGCCCGGTTATGAAGTGATTCGGGTCGAAGAAAAACTCGGCCTGCATGCTTCGGATACCTGTCAGATTGCCTTAACCGATGTCCGCATTCATGAAAGTTTAAGACTCGGTGCAGAAGGCGAAGGTTTAAAAATTGCCTTGGCCAATCTGGAAGGCGGGCGAATCGGTATTGCGGCACAGGCGGTTGGTTTGGCGCGTGCCGCCTTGGAAGAAGCAACGGCCTATGCGCATGACCGCGTGGCCTTTGGCAAACCGATTTTTGAACAGCAAGCGATTTCTTTCAGGTTGGCCAGTATGGCGACTGAAATTGAAGCAGCACGGCAACTGGTCCATTTTGCAGCACGCAAGAAAGAAGCCGGTGAAACCTGTTTAACTGAAGCCTCCATGGCCAAGCTATTTGCTTCGGAAATGGCGGAACGTGTCTGCTCCAAAGCGCTGCAGATTTTTGGCGGCTACGGTTATCTGAAAGATTTTCCGATTGAGCGGATTTATCGCGATGCGCGGATTTGTCAGATTTATGAAGGCACCAGCGATATTCAGCGCCTGGTGATTGCACGCAGTTTATAA
- a CDS encoding enoyl-CoA hydratase/isomerase family protein, with amino-acid sequence MSDENNLAIRVAGSLGIISLDRTSHLNALTLPMIQGIQAQLDQWCHDPEVQAILINSNSPKAFCAGGDIRYLYDSYQAGNTQYQDFFATEYKMLSTLRNFPKAVIVMMDGYVLGGGFGLAQACHIKVTSEKSRFAMPETAIGFFPDVGATHFLSRLDEVGVYMALTGEQISSSDALYLDLVDYHVPSERFAELEAALITAPVLNSIEIQKIISGYITHPVESELQKRADLINQHFGYPNLKEIEQSLAHTSNSTDQEWASKMLAILQQRPVMAKQTSLKLQQAGQNLSLEKCMQLERDLQDVWLEQGDFIEGVRALIIDKDKNPKWRTENAKFEKTLQKIWPVWTQQRIENIT; translated from the coding sequence ATGAGTGATGAAAATAATTTAGCGATACGGGTCGCAGGAAGTCTGGGCATTATCAGCCTGGACCGCACCAGCCATTTAAATGCCTTAACCCTGCCAATGATCCAAGGCATTCAGGCGCAACTCGATCAGTGGTGCCATGATCCAGAAGTGCAAGCCATCCTGATCAATTCCAACAGTCCCAAGGCGTTCTGTGCTGGAGGCGACATCCGCTATCTGTATGACAGCTATCAGGCCGGCAATACCCAATATCAGGATTTTTTTGCCACTGAATATAAGATGCTGAGCACCTTGCGTAATTTTCCAAAGGCCGTGATCGTGATGATGGATGGCTATGTACTGGGCGGAGGCTTTGGCCTCGCTCAAGCCTGTCATATCAAAGTTACGAGTGAAAAATCACGTTTTGCCATGCCCGAAACCGCAATTGGTTTTTTCCCAGATGTTGGAGCCACCCATTTCCTGTCCCGACTGGATGAAGTCGGTGTCTATATGGCTTTGACCGGGGAGCAGATCAGTAGCAGTGATGCCTTGTATCTCGATCTGGTGGATTATCATGTGCCGAGTGAGCGTTTTGCTGAATTGGAAGCAGCGTTGATTACTGCGCCTGTGTTAAATTCGATTGAAATCCAGAAAATCATTAGTGGCTATATTACGCATCCGGTAGAAAGCGAGCTGCAAAAACGTGCAGATCTGATTAATCAGCATTTTGGCTATCCAAACCTCAAGGAGATTGAACAGAGTCTTGCTCATACAAGTAATTCAACCGATCAGGAATGGGCTAGTAAAATGCTGGCAATTTTGCAGCAACGTCCGGTTATGGCCAAGCAAACCAGCCTGAAGTTACAGCAAGCCGGACAGAATTTGTCGCTAGAAAAATGCATGCAGTTAGAACGCGACTTGCAAGATGTCTGGTTAGAGCAGGGCGACTTTATTGAAGGCGTTCGTGCGCTGATTATTGATAAGGACAAAAATCCAAAATGGCGAACTGAGAATGCAAAATTTGAAAAGACCTTGCAAAAGATCTGGCCAGTTTGGACTCAGCAGCGTATCGAAAATATCACTTAA
- a CDS encoding enoyl-CoA hydratase, translating to MQWQTILLEQRNGVGLITLNRPQALNALNNQLIVEVNQALDQLEKDPEIGCIVITGSEKAFAAGADIKEMADLNFPQIYLDDFFSLADRIAQRRKPLIAAVSGYALGGGCELALMCDFIYCADNAKFGLPEVTLGVLPGIGGTQRLTLAIGKAKAMEMCLTARQMGAQEAEQSGLAARVFAKEELLEQTLQAAEKIAEKSLTAVMMIKESINRAFEVSLAEGLRFERRVFHSIFAGSDQKEGMQAFVEKRPAKFTHQ from the coding sequence ATGCAATGGCAAACCATTTTACTCGAACAACGTAACGGTGTTGGACTGATTACCTTAAACCGTCCTCAGGCGTTAAATGCACTGAATAACCAGCTGATTGTCGAGGTCAATCAGGCTCTTGATCAGCTGGAAAAAGACCCCGAAATTGGTTGTATCGTGATTACCGGTTCGGAAAAAGCTTTTGCTGCTGGTGCCGATATTAAAGAAATGGCAGATCTGAATTTTCCGCAAATTTATCTGGACGATTTTTTTAGTCTGGCCGACCGGATTGCGCAGCGCCGTAAACCTTTAATTGCCGCAGTGAGCGGCTATGCCTTGGGTGGTGGTTGCGAGCTGGCATTGATGTGCGACTTTATTTACTGCGCTGATAATGCAAAATTTGGTTTGCCTGAAGTTACCTTAGGCGTGTTGCCCGGCATTGGCGGGACCCAGCGTTTAACCTTGGCGATTGGTAAGGCCAAAGCCATGGAAATGTGCCTGACTGCACGGCAGATGGGGGCGCAGGAAGCGGAACAAAGTGGTTTGGCCGCTCGGGTTTTTGCCAAGGAAGAATTGCTGGAACAAACCCTGCAAGCTGCCGAGAAAATTGCTGAAAAGTCGCTTACTGCCGTGATGATGATTAAAGAATCAATTAATCGGGCCTTTGAAGTGAGCCTGGCTGAAGGCCTGCGCTTTGAACGCCGGGTTTTCCATTCGATTTTTGCCGGTTCCGATCAAAAAGAAGGCATGCAGGCCTTTGTAGAAAAACGCCCAGCCAAATTTACCCATCAATAA
- the mmsB gene encoding 3-hydroxyisobutyrate dehydrogenase, with product MKIAFIGLGNMGGSMAQNLLKSGHQVFGYDLSAVALQHFAEGGGIVCDSPQAVAKQAEIVVSMLPAAKHVREVYLGEHGILEVLQAGSLCIDSSTIDPQTIQEVAAAAQAKQIRVCDAPVSGGTLGAKDGTLTFMVGADDATFEAVKPVLGCMGKNLVHCGAVGTGQVAKICNNLILGISMTAVAEGMALGAKLGIDPQALAGVINSSTGRCWSSEIYNPWPDICANAPSSRGYTDGFAAQLMLKDLGLAVDAAQQVDQPVVLGSMVQKLYQQLCQEGDAHLDFSSIMHQYTTPNA from the coding sequence ATGAAGATTGCATTTATTGGTTTAGGCAATATGGGCGGCTCCATGGCGCAAAACTTGCTCAAGTCCGGTCATCAGGTTTTTGGTTATGATTTAAGTGCAGTGGCTTTACAGCATTTTGCAGAAGGGGGCGGTATCGTCTGCGACAGTCCACAAGCTGTCGCGAAGCAGGCGGAGATCGTGGTCAGCATGTTGCCCGCCGCCAAGCATGTGCGTGAAGTCTATTTAGGTGAACACGGTATTCTGGAGGTGCTTCAAGCGGGCAGCTTATGTATCGACAGCAGCACCATTGACCCGCAAACCATTCAGGAGGTTGCCGCAGCAGCGCAGGCCAAGCAGATTCGCGTCTGTGATGCACCGGTATCCGGCGGTACTTTAGGTGCCAAAGATGGCACTTTAACCTTTATGGTCGGTGCAGATGATGCCACCTTTGAGGCGGTCAAACCAGTTCTCGGCTGTATGGGTAAAAATCTGGTGCATTGTGGTGCGGTGGGAACAGGACAGGTAGCAAAAATCTGTAATAACCTGATTCTGGGCATTTCCATGACTGCGGTAGCAGAAGGGATGGCACTCGGAGCCAAACTGGGTATTGATCCGCAGGCGCTGGCTGGGGTAATCAACAGCTCCACTGGACGCTGCTGGAGTTCTGAAATTTATAATCCATGGCCCGATATTTGTGCCAATGCACCGTCATCGCGGGGTTATACCGACGGTTTTGCCGCACAATTGATGCTCAAAGATTTAGGTTTGGCGGTCGATGCAGCGCAACAGGTGGATCAGCCGGTTGTACTCGGCAGCATGGTACAAAAACTCTATCAACAGCTCTGTCAGGAAGGAGATGCCCATCTGGACTTCTCCAGCATCATGCATCAATACACCACGCCAAATGCTTAA
- a CDS encoding amino acid permease: protein MAEHQHFSNSESSNGLKNGLKSRHLTMISIAGVIGGALFVGSGNVIYSAGPAALIAYTLGGILVLLIMRMLGEMAVLNPDSGSFSTYADRGIGRWAGFSIGWLYWSFWTLLMGWEAFVAGKILNSWFPFIPIWGYMLLVTVALVWINLRDVKNFGEFEFWFALIKVIAIVLFLVFGSLAVMHLWPWGDASMLGGTTHLTAQGFMPNGFPSVITALLGVMFAYMGAEIVTVAAAETKDPAKEIRKAANSIVWRIILFYVGSMLITVCLIPHNNPLLKDPTWGTYSVALTALGIPEARHIVNFVVLTSVCSCFNSALYTCSRMVYSLSKRGDAPKSFGLTNRNNSPWVGVIFSSLFSFVAIYLTATESMNIYDVLMLATGTVSLYVYLAIAISQLKLRKKLEAEGQNIPFKMWLFPWLTYLVIIFIVGALITMIIEGTYFKEVVYTSVLALFIVGLGICAQKFNWGKASAKKEKAAQARINLSDNL from the coding sequence ATGGCAGAACATCAACATTTCTCCAATTCCGAATCATCAAACGGCTTAAAAAACGGACTTAAATCACGCCATCTCACCATGATTTCAATTGCCGGTGTCATTGGTGGAGCACTCTTTGTCGGCTCCGGTAATGTCATCTATTCTGCAGGACCGGCTGCACTCATTGCCTATACTCTAGGTGGAATATTAGTTTTACTCATCATGCGTATGCTGGGAGAAATGGCGGTACTGAATCCCGACAGTGGTTCATTTTCAACCTATGCGGATCGTGGAATCGGGCGCTGGGCTGGATTTTCTATCGGCTGGTTATACTGGTCTTTCTGGACGTTGCTCATGGGCTGGGAAGCCTTTGTTGCCGGGAAAATCCTAAATAGCTGGTTTCCATTTATCCCGATCTGGGGCTATATGCTTCTGGTCACTGTAGCACTGGTCTGGATTAATCTCCGTGACGTAAAAAACTTTGGTGAATTCGAGTTCTGGTTTGCCCTGATCAAAGTTATTGCCATTGTACTGTTTCTGGTGTTTGGTAGTTTGGCCGTGATGCACCTGTGGCCTTGGGGCGATGCCTCTATGCTCGGTGGTACAACTCATCTAACCGCTCAAGGCTTTATGCCTAATGGGTTTCCATCGGTGATCACGGCCTTATTGGGTGTAATGTTTGCTTATATGGGAGCAGAGATTGTCACCGTAGCAGCAGCTGAAACCAAAGATCCAGCCAAGGAAATTCGTAAGGCCGCTAATTCAATTGTATGGCGTATCATTTTATTCTATGTCGGTTCAATGTTGATTACGGTTTGCCTGATTCCACACAATAATCCTTTATTGAAAGATCCGACCTGGGGTACGTATAGCGTAGCGCTTACTGCACTCGGTATTCCAGAAGCACGCCATATTGTTAATTTTGTCGTGCTCACCTCGGTATGTAGCTGCTTTAACTCCGCACTTTATACCTGTTCACGCATGGTCTATTCCCTCTCGAAACGTGGAGATGCACCAAAGAGTTTCGGTTTAACCAACCGCAATAACAGCCCATGGGTAGGTGTCATCTTTTCAAGCCTGTTTTCTTTCGTGGCGATTTATCTGACTGCCACCGAAAGTATGAATATTTATGATGTCTTGATGTTAGCGACTGGTACCGTATCTTTATATGTCTATCTTGCTATTGCCATTTCTCAGCTTAAGTTACGTAAAAAACTGGAAGCTGAAGGACAAAATATTCCATTCAAGATGTGGTTATTCCCATGGCTCACTTATCTGGTCATTATCTTTATTGTCGGCGCTTTAATTACCATGATTATTGAAGGAACCTATTTTAAAGAAGTGGTTTATACCAGTGTGCTTGCATTATTTATTGTGGGCTTAGGCATCTGTGCACAAAAGTTTAACTGGGGTAAAGCCTCAGCCAAAAAGGAAAAGGCAGCACAGGCCAGAATTAATTTAAGTGATAATCTTTAA
- a CDS encoding CoA-acylating methylmalonate-semialdehyde dehydrogenase, with protein sequence MNAISHPQQSTGFTTAKLLINGEFVESKTSHWQDIVNPATQEVLGQVPFATTEEVNAAIAAAQNAFTSWRQTPIQARMRIMLKLQDLIRTNLKSIAQVLTAEQGKTLADAEGDIQRGLEVVEHACSIGSLQMGEYIEGVARGVDTYTLQQPLGVCAGITPFNFPAMIPLWMFPMAIVCGNTFVLKPSEQDPLSTMMLVELAIQAGVPAGVLNVVHGGKEVVDLLCTHRDIKAISFVGSTAVGTHVYNLAGQHGKRVQSMMGAKNHVVVMPDANKEQTLNALVGAAFGAAGQRCMALSVAVMVGETKHWVDELVNKTKTLKVNAGHEPNTDVGPVISTRAKARVIDLINSGVEQGAELLLDGRDVQVPGYEKGNFVGPTIFNQVTTDMRIYKEEVFGPVLAIMHVDTLEQAIELINANPFGNGVGLFTQNGNTARTFQNQIDIGQVGINIPIPVPVPFFSFTGSRGSKLGDLGPYGKQAVQFYTQTKTITSRWFEDDQETTGVNTTISLR encoded by the coding sequence ATGAACGCCATTTCTCATCCACAGCAAAGTACCGGATTCACCACCGCAAAACTTCTCATTAATGGTGAATTTGTCGAATCAAAAACCAGCCATTGGCAAGATATTGTTAATCCTGCCACTCAGGAAGTCTTGGGGCAGGTGCCATTTGCTACTACAGAAGAAGTCAATGCTGCGATTGCGGCTGCGCAAAATGCCTTTACCAGCTGGCGCCAAACCCCGATCCAGGCACGCATGCGCATCATGCTGAAGCTGCAGGATCTGATTCGTACGAATTTAAAAAGTATTGCCCAGGTCTTAACAGCAGAACAGGGGAAAACTCTGGCCGATGCCGAAGGTGATATTCAGCGCGGTCTGGAAGTGGTGGAGCATGCCTGTTCGATCGGTTCACTACAAATGGGTGAGTATATTGAAGGTGTGGCACGCGGTGTCGATACCTATACCTTGCAGCAACCATTGGGTGTCTGTGCAGGAATTACCCCGTTTAACTTTCCGGCGATGATTCCACTGTGGATGTTCCCGATGGCGATTGTCTGCGGCAATACCTTTGTATTAAAACCCTCAGAACAGGATCCGCTATCGACCATGATGCTGGTTGAGTTAGCGATTCAAGCCGGTGTACCGGCTGGCGTACTGAATGTAGTACATGGCGGCAAAGAAGTGGTCGATTTACTGTGTACCCATCGCGACATTAAAGCGATTTCTTTTGTTGGTTCAACCGCGGTCGGTACGCATGTCTATAACCTGGCAGGCCAGCACGGCAAGCGTGTGCAGTCTATGATGGGCGCTAAAAACCATGTCGTGGTAATGCCAGATGCGAATAAAGAACAGACCTTAAATGCGTTGGTCGGTGCAGCTTTTGGTGCAGCAGGTCAGCGTTGTATGGCACTTTCGGTGGCGGTGATGGTCGGTGAGACCAAGCACTGGGTCGATGAACTGGTCAATAAAACCAAAACCTTAAAGGTGAATGCCGGACATGAACCGAATACCGATGTGGGACCGGTGATTTCAACCCGTGCCAAAGCACGTGTGATCGATTTAATTAACAGTGGCGTTGAACAAGGCGCTGAACTGCTGCTGGATGGTCGTGATGTACAGGTTCCAGGCTATGAAAAAGGCAATTTTGTCGGGCCAACGATTTTTAATCAGGTTACGACCGATATGCGCATTTATAAAGAAGAAGTGTTTGGCCCGGTACTGGCGATCATGCATGTCGATACTTTAGAGCAGGCCATTGAGCTGATTAATGCCAATCCCTTTGGTAATGGCGTGGGACTGTTCACCCAGAATGGCAATACGGCACGTACCTTCCAGAACCAGATTGATATCGGTCAGGTGGGCATCAACATTCCAATTCCTGTCCCTGTGCCTTTCTTCAGTTTTACCGGTTCACGCGGTTCAAAACTGGGTGATCTAGGTCCTTATGGCAAACAGGCGGTGCAGTTCTATACCCAGACCAAAACCATTACCAGCCGCTGGTTTGAAGATGACCAGGAAACCACAGGTGTTAATACCACGATCAGTCTGCGTTAA
- a CDS encoding SDR family oxidoreductase yields the protein MNHYPETPASTETQDHQPGVQTKMDPAPEIIKPHYKGSEKLKGKVALITGGDSGIGRSVSVLFAREGADIAICYLDEDQDARDTKKMVEDEGRRCLLIQCDLQDQDEIKKMVEKTLQEFKTINILVNNAGVQYPQESITDISPEQLLKTFNVNILSMFHLTQAVIPHMQEGDSIINTTSITSYHGHDQLIDYASTKGAITTFTRSLSTNLLKNKTGIRVNGVAPGPIWTPLIPSSFDEEQLKDFGKSTPMGRMGQPSEVAPAYLFLASEEASYISGQVIHVNGGSIING from the coding sequence ATGAATCATTATCCTGAAACCCCAGCTTCAACTGAAACACAAGACCATCAACCGGGTGTGCAAACCAAAATGGACCCTGCACCGGAAATTATTAAACCGCATTATAAAGGCAGTGAAAAATTAAAAGGCAAAGTTGCCTTGATTACTGGTGGTGATAGCGGAATTGGCCGTTCTGTATCGGTCTTATTTGCTCGCGAAGGTGCCGATATTGCCATTTGCTATTTGGATGAAGATCAGGATGCACGGGACACCAAAAAAATGGTGGAAGATGAAGGCCGCCGTTGTCTGCTGATTCAATGTGATTTACAAGATCAAGATGAAATCAAGAAAATGGTGGAAAAGACCCTTCAGGAATTTAAAACGATTAATATTCTGGTCAATAATGCCGGGGTTCAATACCCGCAAGAAAGTATTACCGATATCTCGCCCGAGCAATTACTTAAAACATTTAATGTGAATATTCTATCGATGTTCCACCTGACTCAGGCGGTGATTCCGCATATGCAAGAAGGTGATAGCATTATCAATACGACGAGTATTACCAGTTATCATGGTCATGACCAGCTGATTGACTATGCGAGTACGAAAGGTGCCATCACCACATTTACCCGAAGCCTTTCCACCAATTTATTGAAAAATAAAACCGGCATTCGTGTCAATGGGGTCGCGCCAGGTCCCATCTGGACACCATTGATTCCGAGCAGCTTTGATGAAGAACAGCTCAAAGATTTTGGTAAAAGCACCCCAATGGGTCGTATGGGCCAGCCGAGTGAAGTAGCACCGGCGTATTTATTCCTGGCCAGTGAAGAAGCCAGTTATATTTCAGGTCAGGTGATTCATGTGAATGGCGGCAGTATTATTAACGGCTAA